A single region of the Triticum dicoccoides isolate Atlit2015 ecotype Zavitan chromosome 2B, WEW_v2.0, whole genome shotgun sequence genome encodes:
- the LOC119362435 gene encoding peroxidase 2-like — protein MASASCLGLVVLVAMASAASAQLSSTFYDTSCPNALATIKAGVTAAVQNEARMGASLVRLHFHDCFVDGCDGSVLLADTGSFIGEQGAAPNNNSIRGMNVIDNIKTQVEAVCKQTVSCADILAVAARDSVVALGGPTWTVLLGRRDSTTASKTNAENDLPPPTFDLQNLTTLFGNKQLSMTDMVALSGAHTIGQSQCRFFRDRIYNETNIDTTFATSLRANCPRSGGDNSLAPLDNGTPNGFDNAYYTNLMSQKGLLHSDQVLFNGGGADNTVRSFSSSAATFNSAFTTAMINMGNIAPKTGTQGQIRLVCSKVNS, from the exons ATGGCCTCTGCCTCTTGCCTTGGCTTAGTGGTGCTCGTGGCAATGGCCTCGGCGGCGTCGGCGCAGCTGTCGTCGACGTTCTACGACACGTCTTGCCCCAACGCGCTGGCCACCATCAAGGCCGGCGTGACGGCCGCCGTGCAAAACGAGGCCCGCATGGGGGCGTCGCTGGTGCGGCTGCacttccacgactgcttcgtcGAT GGATGTGACGGGTCCGTTCTATTGGCGGACACGGGGAGCTTCATCGGCGAGCAGGGGGCAGCCCCGAACAACAATTCCATTCGAGGCATGAACGTCATCGACAACATCAAGACCCAGGTGGAGGCCGTGTGCAAGCAGaccgtctcctgcgccgacatcctcgccgtcgccgcccgtgaCTCCGTCGTCGCG CTGGGAGGACCGACGTGGACTGTTCTTCTCGGGAGGAGGGACTCCACCACTGCAAGCAAGACCAACGCGGAAAATGACCTGCCACCTcctaccttcgacctccaaaacctCACCACCTTGTTCGGCAACAAGCAGCTCAGCATGACAGACATGGTCGCGCTCTCAG GCGCCCACACGATCGGGCAATCGCAGTGCCGGTTCTTCAGGGACAGGATCTACAACGAGACCAACATCGACACTACCTTCGCGACATCTCTCAGAGCCAACTGCCCCCGGTCCGGCGGCGATAACAGCCTAGCGCCGCTGGACAATGGCACCCCCAACGGGTTCGACAACGCCTACTACACCAACCTCATGTCCCAAAAGGGGCTGCTGCACTCGGACCAGGTGCTGTTCAACGGAGGCGGCGCCGACAACACGGTCAGGAGCTTCTCGTCCAGCGCCGCGACGTTCAACAGCGCCTTCACGACGGCCATGATAAACATGGGGAACATCGCGCCCAAGACGGGGACGCAGGGGCAGATCAGGCTCGTCTGCTCCAAGGTCAACTCCTGA